DNA sequence from the Pseudomonadota bacterium genome:
CCCCTGGCGGAGGTTGACGGGCTTTATGTCGCGACGGCCTTCAACTCGGCTGGCGTGACCTATTCGGCCTATGCCGGCCAGTTGATGAGCGACCTCGTCACCGGCAGCGCGCCCCGGTTCGACCCCGCCCCATGCGATCCCCTCCGTTTCGGCGACAAGGGCGCCGACGAGGCTTGGCTCCGCGGCCAGGTTGCCGGTACGCCGGCCGGTCACTACCACGCCCGTCACACTTGAATCGAAACAACGATTGCGTTGGTCGCACGGCCTGCGCCAAGCTCTGGCGTGTTCAATCATCTGTTTCCGTTAAGGAGGGAACCATCCATGAAGAATTGGCAAGCCATCTTGATTGCCGGCGCCATGATCGCGGGCGCGATCATCATTCGCTACGACATCGACCCGGTCCGCCCGGCCCATGCCGGGTTCTTCAGCGAGCCGGTCGCCACGTGCATCCTTGATGCGGCGAAGAGCGGTGTCGGCCTGGGCGCTGGCGCCGATCTGCTGCGTTCGGCTTGCGAAAGCCTGCATCCGGGCGGATGAGGACCTCACGCATTGTCGCCGTTTTCCTGGTCGCAGGCGCGCTCGCCGCTTGCGATCAGGAAGAGGAGACGGCGACAGACACCAACACGGAACTGGCAAACCCCGCCTCCGTCTTCTGCGTCGAACAGGGCGGCCAATCGGAAATCCGCACCGGCGACGACGGCGGTCAGGTCGGTA
Encoded proteins:
- a CDS encoding DUF333 domain-containing protein; this translates as MRTSRIVAVFLVAGALAACDQEEETATDTNTELANPASVFCVEQGGQSEIRTGDDGGQVGICILADGQEVDEWEYYREHHPEADSSNDSG